One window from the genome of Marinifilum sp. JC120 encodes:
- a CDS encoding glycosyltransferase family 1 protein, translated as MNKNICFFNSNKAWGGGEKWNHHFSLLLRDQGYNVFVVTNHKSELKARLENEPGITLHSEPIGNLSFLNPILMGRLKSFFEAHNIQTLITALPSDLKSGGIAAKRAGVNRVIYRRGIAVPVKDSLLNRYIFKNVVDRLIVNSFETKRTVLANNAHLIDEKKIRQIYNGFDVAAFDKQNFSPLYTPENGEILIGNAARLTAQKGQKHLIEAAKILKEKELNFKFLIAGKGEMEQELKDYAAELDVTDKVLFLGFIEDMKSFHASQDIFCLPSLWEGFGYALVEAMTLEKPVVGFNISSNPEVVADGETGILVPVEDTEKLAAALEKLIVDVELRKKMGAAGRVRVLENFNTPLVLQKLIEVVEE; from the coding sequence GTGAATAAAAACATATGCTTTTTTAACAGCAATAAAGCCTGGGGCGGCGGGGAGAAGTGGAACCACCACTTTTCCCTGCTCCTCCGGGATCAAGGTTACAACGTATTTGTAGTAACCAACCATAAATCCGAGCTGAAAGCCCGCCTTGAAAACGAACCAGGCATCACCCTGCATAGTGAGCCGATCGGTAATCTTTCCTTCTTAAATCCCATTCTAATGGGCCGCTTGAAATCTTTTTTTGAAGCCCACAACATCCAGACTCTGATCACCGCCCTACCTTCTGACCTCAAAAGCGGAGGCATTGCAGCCAAGCGCGCCGGAGTTAATCGCGTAATTTACCGTCGCGGAATTGCCGTTCCAGTAAAGGATTCTTTACTCAACCGCTACATTTTCAAGAACGTTGTTGACCGCTTAATCGTCAACTCCTTTGAGACAAAACGGACCGTTTTAGCTAACAATGCTCACCTGATTGATGAGAAAAAAATTCGCCAAATCTATAATGGATTTGACGTAGCGGCATTCGATAAACAGAATTTCTCCCCGCTTTACACTCCCGAGAACGGAGAAATTTTAATCGGAAACGCAGCCCGTCTTACCGCCCAAAAGGGCCAGAAGCATCTCATCGAAGCCGCAAAAATCCTCAAAGAAAAGGAATTAAATTTCAAATTTCTCATCGCGGGCAAAGGCGAAATGGAACAGGAATTAAAAGATTACGCCGCAGAACTGGACGTAACCGACAAAGTTTTATTCCTCGGTTTCATCGAAGACATGAAATCTTTCCACGCTTCACAGGACATTTTCTGCCTGCCCTCCCTCTGGGAAGGATTCGGTTATGCCCTTGTGGAAGCCATGACACTTGAAAAGCCCGTAGTAGGTTTTAACATAAGCTCCAATCCTGAAGTTGTCGCTGACGGCGAAACAGGGATTTTAGTTCCTGTTGAAGACACTGAGAAGCTTGCTGCGGCTTTGGAAAAGCTGATTGTAGATGTAGAATTGCGCAAGAAAATGGGTGCTGCCGGACGTGTGCGGGTTTTGGAGAATTTTAATACTCCGTTGGTTTTGCAAAAATTAATCGAGGTTGTGGAAGAGTAA
- the metG gene encoding methionine--tRNA ligase, with protein MDSFFITTPIYYVNAKPHLGHAYTTILADSMNRFHKLLGDETFFLTGTDEHGDKIVQAAEKGGQTPREYVDEISSLFSGLWPGLQIENDDFIRTTEDRHIKCVQEVLQKVYDKGDIYFGEYGGHYCFGCERFYTEKELVDGKCPQHETVPKYIAEKNYFFKMSKYQDWLIGHINANPDFIRPERYRNEVLSLLKSGALEDLCISRPKSRLEWGIELPFDKDFVTYVWFDALINYITALEYPEGEKFEKFWPKANHLVAKDILKPHAVFWPTMLKAAEIEPYQHLNVHGYWLIKDTKMSKSLGNVVSPLEMADKYGVNAFRYFLLREMVFGNDSSFSEEALVGRLNADLANDLGNLFSRTLSMTHKYFEGKVPAQGDEVDEDCEIKSLGRKAMAEFQNNFMDAKFSRGLEGLWELVRGLNKYIDTTQPWALYKEENMSRLGTVMYVLLENMRKIAVHLWPVMPEASEKMLEQLGIKFAPEKVNLQGEIDVWGLLDPGSEVAKKSNLFPRVELPKEEPAPKKKEAKKSKKQSKQATEEIPGVIEFPDFQKVDMRVGTVLSVAKHPDADKLLLVKIDTGDDEPRQVVAGLAEFFKPEDLEGRQVVVVVNLKPRKLRGEVSQGMILAVRNGDEMQLLSVSAPVGNGCKVS; from the coding sequence TTGGATTCGTTTTTTATTACAACTCCCATCTATTATGTTAATGCTAAGCCGCATCTCGGCCATGCTTATACTACCATTCTTGCTGATTCCATGAACAGGTTTCACAAGCTGCTGGGAGATGAAACTTTCTTTCTCACCGGAACAGACGAGCACGGTGACAAGATTGTTCAGGCCGCAGAAAAAGGCGGTCAGACACCCCGTGAATACGTCGACGAGATAAGCTCTCTGTTCAGCGGCCTGTGGCCTGGTTTGCAGATTGAAAACGACGATTTTATCAGAACCACTGAAGACAGACATATTAAGTGTGTTCAGGAAGTTCTGCAAAAAGTTTATGACAAAGGCGATATTTACTTCGGTGAATACGGCGGTCATTACTGCTTTGGGTGCGAAAGATTTTATACCGAGAAGGAACTTGTTGACGGGAAATGCCCGCAGCATGAAACCGTTCCCAAATATATTGCTGAGAAGAACTACTTCTTCAAGATGTCCAAATATCAGGACTGGCTCATCGGACACATTAATGCCAATCCTGATTTTATTCGTCCTGAAAGGTACCGTAATGAGGTTTTGAGCCTGCTTAAGTCCGGTGCTCTTGAAGATCTCTGCATTTCCCGCCCTAAGAGTCGTCTTGAGTGGGGAATCGAGCTGCCTTTTGATAAGGATTTCGTGACCTACGTGTGGTTTGATGCTCTCATCAACTACATTACAGCACTTGAATATCCTGAAGGTGAAAAATTTGAAAAATTCTGGCCCAAAGCCAATCACCTTGTTGCCAAGGACATCCTTAAGCCTCACGCAGTTTTTTGGCCTACAATGCTCAAGGCTGCTGAGATTGAGCCTTACCAGCACCTCAATGTGCATGGTTACTGGCTGATCAAAGACACTAAGATGTCCAAATCTCTTGGTAACGTTGTTTCCCCGCTGGAAATGGCCGATAAATACGGGGTTAACGCATTCCGTTATTTCTTGTTGCGTGAAATGGTTTTCGGCAATGATTCCAGCTTTTCCGAGGAAGCCCTAGTGGGTCGTCTCAATGCTGATCTTGCTAATGATCTCGGCAACCTGTTCAGCCGCACCCTGTCTATGACCCACAAATATTTTGAGGGTAAGGTTCCTGCTCAGGGTGATGAGGTTGATGAGGATTGTGAAATCAAGAGCCTTGGTCGTAAGGCTATGGCTGAATTCCAAAATAATTTTATGGACGCTAAGTTTTCCCGTGGCCTTGAAGGGCTCTGGGAACTTGTACGCGGTTTGAATAAATATATCGATACCACCCAGCCGTGGGCTCTTTACAAAGAAGAGAACATGTCTCGTCTTGGTACTGTAATGTATGTCCTGCTTGAAAACATGCGCAAAATCGCGGTTCATCTCTGGCCGGTCATGCCTGAAGCCAGTGAGAAAATGCTCGAGCAGCTTGGTATCAAATTCGCTCCTGAGAAGGTCAACTTGCAGGGTGAGATTGATGTCTGGGGTCTGCTTGATCCCGGCTCCGAGGTTGCTAAGAAGTCTAACCTTTTTCCGCGTGTGGAACTGCCCAAGGAAGAACCTGCTCCCAAGAAAAAGGAAGCAAAGAAATCCAAGAAGCAGTCTAAGCAGGCCACGGAAGAAATTCCCGGCGTAATTGAGTTCCCCGATTTCCAGAAAGTGGATATGCGGGTTGGAACCGTACTTTCCGTAGCCAAGCATCCTGATGCAGACAAATTGCTGCTGGTCAAGATTGATACCGGTGATGACGAACCTCGTCAGGTCGTGGCCGGATTGGCTGAATTCTTCAAGCCTGAAGATCTTGAAGGACGTCAGGTTGTTGTGGTTGTGAACCTCAAGCCTCGCAAGCTGCGTGGTGAGGTGTCTCAGGGCATGATTCTCGCTGTGCGTAACGGTGATGAAATGCAGTTGCTGAGCGTCTCCGCACCTGTTGGAAATGGGTGTAAGGTTTCCTAG
- a CDS encoding response regulator: protein MRVLIVDDDFYCRNMLHEIMKPYAQCDIAVNGEEAVFAFKKGLESGNAYDLVCLDLVMPEMDGQQALREIRSIEKDFKVENDGAVKVIVTTMLDDRKETHDAFFLGGATSYLVKPIEEVKLVNELKNLGFSV, encoded by the coding sequence ATGCGGGTTCTGATTGTTGATGATGATTTTTATTGCCGCAATATGTTGCATGAGATCATGAAACCATATGCACAGTGCGATATTGCCGTTAACGGTGAAGAGGCTGTATTTGCATTTAAGAAAGGACTTGAATCAGGCAATGCCTATGATCTGGTCTGTCTGGACCTCGTGATGCCGGAAATGGACGGTCAGCAGGCTTTACGTGAAATCAGATCTATTGAGAAAGATTTCAAGGTAGAGAATGATGGTGCAGTCAAGGTTATCGTGACGACCATGCTTGATGATCGTAAGGAAACACACGATGCTTTTTTTCTTGGCGGGGCCACATCGTATCTGGTTAAGCCAATTGAAGAGGTTAAGCTTGTGAACGAGCTTAAGAATCTTGGTTTTTCAGTTTAA
- a CDS encoding DNA internalization-related competence protein ComEC/Rec2 yields the protein MTQVADNLIIENRSGLPGLFFWQILVPAFVFGILSIKWMLPSLTALLVYFFLIFIFRSEKAVIVLLLLFFGLGNWYGNFVLPPGPGPMPEWMAAREKVQLSGTIHSIKGAPGNRLKILLENVICQSETEQTRLAGFLNWTWDNPDQFPFVGQQVSLHVRVKPVHGFRNSGLWDYDFFCRVKNIRYRTYTRGLIKNGGLKPYEPHGLQKLRASLREHVLKNGPPTAGGAIFPALLTGDRFYLSRDSVELIRRAGVSHVLALSGLHVGFIVAMGFGLAWLAGAVYPRIYLRVPRMRLGVLFSVIPVLLYLWLGQFSPSLMRAVCMFAFWGLLMFFSRGRVLLDGLFLAVVVILAFSPLSVFDLGFQLSVLAVAGIALLYPQFARFMPAGHNFIFKAIRFVLAIFYVSLSANLILLPVVIWNFGVLTPNFLFNILFVPVLGSIILPVCGVGGLVASYFSPELSHILFTYGARIFDWLLQLVRDAVSAGLLPEYAFYRPHWEGLLIYYLVLGAVLLFCHGKIKRAQLLLIPVVLLFCVRMYGELGPERVRMDILDTGQSQCVVITGPAGTRTVVDGGGGFGRTFDMGRSIVGPWLAHGHLPRVDNIFMTHGDRDHAGGLAFLLEKFSVGNFYSNGDIPAGRVGQRFDAAFKEKSITPKALVAGDEIVIEPGLVMEVLHPSVGFEGSRNDRSLYLRLLWNGHPLLSISGDLDRKGVRAVLKSGNALDSKVLVLPHHGSAGSYSPDLYGRVDPEIALAACGFLNRFNFVAQKVVRELEKRHICMYTTSAYGMLTVEWNRDGAIVTVP from the coding sequence ATGACTCAGGTCGCGGATAATTTGATTATTGAAAACAGGTCCGGGCTACCGGGCCTGTTTTTCTGGCAGATTCTTGTGCCCGCCTTTGTGTTCGGCATCCTTTCCATTAAATGGATGCTTCCTTCTCTGACCGCTTTGTTGGTCTATTTTTTTCTCATTTTTATTTTTAGATCTGAAAAAGCCGTGATCGTTTTGCTGCTTTTGTTTTTCGGGCTGGGCAACTGGTATGGAAATTTTGTTTTGCCGCCCGGTCCGGGACCTATGCCTGAGTGGATGGCTGCCCGTGAAAAGGTGCAGCTCAGCGGCACGATCCACAGCATCAAGGGTGCTCCGGGAAATCGTCTTAAAATTCTGCTTGAAAATGTTATCTGCCAGAGTGAGACAGAACAGACTCGGCTGGCTGGTTTTCTGAACTGGACGTGGGATAATCCGGATCAATTTCCTTTTGTGGGGCAACAGGTATCGCTTCATGTGCGGGTTAAGCCTGTCCACGGATTTCGCAACAGCGGGCTATGGGATTACGATTTTTTCTGCCGTGTGAAGAATATCCGTTACCGGACCTACACCCGTGGTTTGATCAAGAACGGTGGTTTGAAGCCTTATGAACCGCATGGCTTGCAGAAACTGCGAGCCTCTTTGCGTGAGCATGTTCTAAAAAACGGACCTCCCACTGCAGGCGGTGCGATTTTTCCGGCTTTGCTGACCGGGGATCGCTTTTATCTTTCCCGCGATAGTGTGGAGCTTATTCGCCGGGCCGGGGTTTCGCATGTTTTGGCGTTGTCCGGGTTGCATGTAGGTTTTATCGTAGCCATGGGATTTGGTCTGGCATGGTTGGCTGGTGCGGTTTATCCCCGTATTTATTTGCGGGTACCCCGCATGCGTTTGGGCGTACTTTTTTCTGTTATCCCGGTCTTGTTGTATCTCTGGCTGGGACAGTTCAGCCCTTCGCTTATGCGTGCTGTGTGCATGTTTGCGTTCTGGGGGCTGCTCATGTTTTTCAGCCGGGGCAGGGTGCTTTTAGACGGCTTGTTTCTCGCTGTTGTTGTGATTCTAGCCTTTTCTCCACTCAGTGTTTTTGATCTGGGGTTTCAACTTTCAGTGCTGGCCGTGGCCGGGATAGCCTTGTTGTACCCCCAGTTTGCTCGGTTTATGCCTGCCGGACACAATTTCATTTTTAAAGCAATCCGTTTTGTGCTGGCGATTTTTTATGTCAGCTTGTCTGCCAACCTTATTTTGCTTCCGGTAGTGATATGGAATTTCGGCGTGCTCACCCCGAATTTTCTGTTTAATATTCTTTTTGTGCCTGTGCTTGGCTCGATTATTCTGCCTGTTTGTGGTGTTGGCGGGCTGGTGGCGTCTTATTTCAGTCCGGAACTCTCGCATATTTTGTTTACATACGGGGCAAGGATCTTTGACTGGCTGCTGCAATTGGTGCGTGATGCAGTCAGTGCCGGATTGCTTCCTGAGTATGCTTTTTACCGTCCGCACTGGGAAGGGCTGCTGATTTACTATCTTGTGCTGGGGGCGGTGCTTCTTTTTTGTCATGGCAAAATAAAGCGGGCGCAACTTTTGTTGATTCCGGTCGTACTTCTCTTCTGCGTGCGGATGTATGGAGAACTGGGGCCGGAGCGGGTGCGCATGGATATTCTTGATACCGGTCAGTCTCAGTGCGTGGTCATTACCGGACCTGCGGGAACTCGCACTGTTGTAGACGGTGGCGGCGGTTTCGGCAGGACTTTTGATATGGGGCGTTCTATTGTCGGACCATGGTTGGCTCATGGGCATCTTCCGCGGGTGGACAATATTTTTATGACTCACGGTGACCGGGATCATGCCGGGGGGCTGGCTTTTTTGCTGGAGAAATTTTCTGTGGGCAACTTTTACTCCAATGGTGATATTCCTGCTGGTCGGGTTGGGCAGCGTTTTGATGCGGCATTTAAAGAAAAGAGCATAACTCCAAAGGCACTTGTGGCTGGCGATGAGATTGTTATTGAGCCGGGGCTGGTAATGGAGGTGCTGCATCCGTCTGTTGGATTTGAGGGCAGCCGCAACGATCGTTCCTTGTATCTTAGATTGCTATGGAACGGGCATCCCTTGTTGTCCATTTCTGGTGATCTGGATCGTAAGGGTGTGCGGGCAGTGCTTAAGAGTGGAAATGCGCTTGATTCCAAGGTTTTGGTGCTGCCGCATCATGGTAGTGCCGGATCATATTCTCCTGATTTATATGGACGTGTCGATCCTGAAATAGCTCTTGCAGCCTGCGGTTTTTTAAATCGTTTTAATTTTGTTGCACAAAAAGTTGTACGTGAGCTGGAAAAAAGACACATATGTATGTATACAACTTCTGCATACGGGATGCTTACCGTGGAATGGAACCGTGATGGGGCGATAGTAACTGTCCCTTGA
- the murA gene encoding UDP-N-acetylglucosamine 1-carboxyvinyltransferase, translating to MDKLVIEGGVSLNGPIRVSGSKNAALPILLACILPEGPVCLSNVPRLRDINTTLKLLDILGCETSFEGNTVCSEVKDLKVEAPYDLVKTMRASVLCLGPLLALKGEAKVALPGGCAIGARPVDLHLTAFEQMGASFDLDSGYIHGKCDKLKGAHITFDFPTVGGTENVLMAAAIAEGESIIENAAREPEVVDLANFLIACGAKISGHGTSIITVQGVPSLKGCDYKVMPDRIEAGTYMVAAAMTDGELLIEDCPFQELESVVYKLRKMGVFLEEEKGGVRVRRTNGLISGVDITTQPYPGFPTDMQAQLMTLMCLSTGAGTIEEKIFENRFMHVQELVRMGANIKLKGRTAMIRGVEKMTGAPVMASDLRASASLVVAGLAAHGRTDVQRIYHLDRGYEKLEDKLSAVGARVWREKE from the coding sequence ATGGATAAATTAGTCATTGAAGGTGGAGTTTCCCTTAACGGTCCGATTCGGGTCAGTGGTTCCAAGAATGCAGCCCTGCCCATCCTGTTAGCCTGCATCCTGCCGGAAGGTCCGGTCTGTCTCAGCAATGTTCCCCGTTTGAGGGATATTAACACCACGCTTAAGCTGCTTGATATTTTGGGTTGTGAGACTTCTTTTGAAGGTAATACTGTCTGTAGTGAAGTTAAGGACCTCAAAGTTGAAGCTCCTTATGATCTGGTTAAGACCATGCGTGCTTCCGTGCTCTGCCTTGGTCCCTTGCTTGCTCTGAAAGGCGAAGCCAAGGTTGCGCTTCCCGGCGGATGTGCCATCGGTGCACGCCCTGTTGATTTGCATCTGACCGCATTTGAACAGATGGGGGCCAGCTTTGATCTCGATTCCGGCTACATTCACGGAAAATGTGATAAGCTTAAAGGCGCACATATCACTTTTGATTTCCCCACTGTGGGTGGTACTGAAAACGTGCTTATGGCTGCTGCCATTGCCGAAGGTGAGAGCATCATCGAAAATGCAGCTCGTGAGCCTGAAGTTGTAGATCTTGCCAACTTCCTCATTGCCTGCGGGGCTAAAATTTCCGGCCATGGTACCAGTATCATAACTGTACAGGGCGTACCTTCGCTTAAGGGGTGTGATTACAAGGTCATGCCGGACCGCATTGAGGCCGGAACTTACATGGTTGCCGCAGCCATGACTGACGGTGAATTGCTTATCGAGGATTGCCCGTTTCAGGAGCTTGAGTCTGTTGTTTACAAGCTGCGTAAGATGGGCGTTTTTCTTGAGGAAGAAAAGGGCGGGGTCCGCGTACGTCGTACTAATGGTCTTATCTCCGGCGTGGATATTACCACTCAGCCGTATCCCGGTTTCCCTACTGACATGCAGGCTCAACTCATGACCCTGATGTGTCTTTCCACCGGTGCCGGAACCATCGAAGAAAAGATTTTTGAAAACCGTTTCATGCATGTACAGGAACTGGTGCGTATGGGCGCGAATATCAAGCTCAAGGGACGTACTGCCATGATCCGTGGTGTTGAGAAGATGACCGGTGCCCCGGTTATGGCTTCCGACTTGCGGGCAAGTGCCTCTCTGGTTGTGGCTGGACTTGCAGCCCATGGGCGAACTGATGTCCAGCGTATCTACCACCTCGACCGAGGATACGAGAAGCTGGAAGACAAGCTTTCCGCTGTAGGCGCAAGGGTCTGGCGCGAGAAAGAGTAA
- a CDS encoding type II toxin-antitoxin system ParD family antitoxin, translating into MHISLTPELETQIKKKVESGMYNNASEVIREALRFMNKHEELVQYMKLEALRKKLAAGEDEIINGETAEYDMNSIISEARTERNA; encoded by the coding sequence ATGCACATTTCCTTAACTCCCGAACTGGAAACTCAGATAAAAAAGAAAGTTGAATCAGGTATGTATAACAATGCCAGCGAAGTTATACGCGAAGCTTTGCGCTTTATGAATAAACACGAAGAGCTGGTCCAATACATGAAGCTTGAAGCACTCAGAAAAAAACTGGCTGCTGGCGAAGATGAAATCATAAATGGTGAAACCGCTGAATATGATATGAACTCCATTATTTCCGAAGCCCGAACAGAGCGAAATGCTTAA
- a CDS encoding type II toxin-antitoxin system RelE/ParE family toxin codes for MLKIRLSRSARQDLKEIWLYSATHWGEDKADSYMLEMDVKIKSLAASPGLGKKRFEIKQGYFSAQINRHLVFYFLTKNHLNILRILHEKMDVKLHLYP; via the coding sequence ATGCTTAAAATTCGCCTTTCAAGATCAGCCAGACAAGATCTCAAAGAGATCTGGCTGTATAGCGCAACGCACTGGGGAGAAGATAAAGCCGACAGCTATATGTTAGAAATGGATGTTAAAATCAAATCACTTGCAGCAAGCCCCGGACTCGGCAAAAAACGTTTTGAAATAAAACAAGGCTACTTTTCAGCCCAAATAAACCGCCATCTGGTTTTTTATTTTCTGACAAAAAATCATTTGAATATTTTAAGAATATTGCATGAAAAAATGGATGTTAAACTACATTTATATCCTTAA